The sequence below is a genomic window from Streptomyces sp. B21-105.
ACGCTCGCGCGTCATGGCCTTGCGGACGATCTCGACGTACTCGCGCGTGCGGGACAGCGGCTTGTCGAACTTGACGCCGTACCAGCCCTCGGAGACCTGCGGGCCGGAGACGCCGAGACCCAGGCGGAAGCGGCCGCCGGACAGGGAGTCGAGGGTGGCGGCGGTCATCGCGGTCATCGCGGGCTGGCGGGCCGGGATCTGGAAGATGGCCGAGCCGACGTCGATCCGCTCGGTCTGCGCTGCGACCCAGGTGAGCACGGTGGCCGCGTCCGATCCGTAGGCCTCGGCGGCCCAGCAGACGGCGTACCCGAGGCGGTCGGCCTCCTGGGCGACGGCGAGGTTGTCGCCGTCCATTCCGGCACCCCAGTAGCCGAGGTTGATCCCGAGCTGCATGGCCGATCCCCTTACTCATCAGTAACGACGCTGTTCCGCAGACCTTAGCGCGGCGGTGGACGGACCGGGTCGTGCGGAGCGGGGCGAGGGCCGTCGCCTGCGGGGAACCCGGCGGCCCGGCCCGGAGATCCGGTTGTCCACAGGCAACCCACTGCCCAGTTCTGGCCAGTAATCTCGGCGTCCATGGAGCAGAGGCATCTCGGCCGCACCGGCCTGCGCGTGTCCCGTATCGGGCTCGGCACCCTGACCTGGGGCCGCGACACCGACGAGCACGACGCCGCGGACGTCATCAAGACGTTCTGGGAGGCGGGCGGGACCCTCGTCGACACGGCCGACGTGTACGGCGACGGGGACGCCGAGTACCTGCTCGGTCGGCTCATGGACGGCCTGGTGCCGCGGCGGGACCTGATCATCTCGACCAAGGCGGGCAGCGTGCCCGACCCGGACCGCCACTTCGACGGTTCGCGCGGTCACCTCCTCGCCGCCCTCGACGCCTCGCTGGCCCGGCTCGGCACGGACTACGTCGACCTGTGGCAGGTGCACGCCTTCGACCCGGACACTCCGCTGGAGGAGACGCTGCAGGCGCTCGACATCGCCGTCGCCAGCGGTCGCGCCCGGTACGCCGGAGTCTCCAACTTCTGCGGCTGGCAACTCGCCAAGGCAGCCACCTGGCAGCTCTCCGCGCCGGGCACGCGGACGCGGCTCGCGGCGACACAGATGGAGTACTCGCTGCTGCAGCGCGGCATCGAGCGCGAGGTGCTGCCGGCCGCGCTGGACCTCGGCATCGGCCTGCTGCCCTCCTCCCCGCTGGGCCGCGGCGTGCTCACCGGCAAGTATCGCGGCGACGCCCTGCCGCCGGACTCGCGCGCCGCCTCGGACCACTTCGGGCTCTTCGTCGAGCCGTATCTCGACGACACCGCCAGCAGCATCGTGGACGCCGTGTCGACCGCCGCGGACGGGTTGGCGGTGACCCCACTGCAGGTGGCACTCGCCTGGGTCCGCGACCGGCCCGGCGTGGCCGCCCCGATCGTCGGCGCGCGCAACGCGCAGCAGCTCACGGCGGCATTGTCAGTGGAGGCGCTTAGTCTTCCTGACGAGATCTGCCGGGCGCTCGACGATGTGTCGGCACCCGTGCACCGCTATCCCGATCACGACTGGAGCACGCTGTGAGCACGGAGCCGGAGCCCCGGGACACGACGGAGAACACCGGACCGGTGACGCCGCGGAACACCGGGCGCCCCGCGACCCCGGCCGACGCCGGGACAGCGGATCCGGCCGCACCCGACGACGCCCCCGCAACCGCCGGACAGGCGCTCGGCGAGAAGCCGTCGGACGCGGGGGCCGCGGGTGCGGGGGCCGCGGGCGCTGAGCGTGGGGGCGCAGAGGCGACGGGCACAGAGGCGACGGGCACAGCGGCAGCAGCCGCGGAGCCTGGGGATGCGGAAGCCGCAGGCGCGGCGGCAACAGGCACCGAAGCGGCGGGCGCGGAAGCAGCCGGCGCAGAGCGGGCGGGCGCGGGGGCAGGCGCAGAGCGCGGGGGTGTGGAGGCGGGGGGCGACGGGAATGCCGGGGAGATCGTGGGCGACGGTGCGGTCACCGAGGCCGCGGCCTCGGTGACCGGGGACTCCGGCGAGGGGGAAGCGGCCGGGCAGGTCTCCGAGGCTCAGGCCGAGCTGGCCGCGCAGAAGCTCGAGCGGGAGCGGATCGAGCGGCGGAAGGCCGAGAAGGCCGCGCCCATCACGGCGGGGGCCAAACTCAGTGGGAAGGCCGCCGACCTGCTGGCCGCCGTACGTGCCGTGGAGGGCGGGGCGAAGCCCCCGGCGGCCGTCTTCGACGACCTGGGAGCGGCCCCGCGCCGTACCGCCCCCGAGCCGGCGCGCCGCCCGCAGCAGGTTCCCGCCCTGGCCGCGGAACCGGCGGCGCCGGCCGCCGTCGAGGGCGTGCGACGGGCGCTGGCCGACGGCGGGGCGCCCGAGGCGCTCGCGCCGCAGACCGCCGCCGCACTCGGCGAGGGCGCCGAGCAGCTGCTGCGCGAGGACCCGTGGCAGCTGCTGCGCGTCCAGGGCGTGCGTCCCGAGCAGGCCGACGGGTTCGCGCGGACGCTGCTCGGCGCGGACTGCGCCCCCGACGACGAGCGGCGCGGTCGCGCAATCACGGTGTGGCTGCTGGAGCAGGCCGCCCTGGCCGGTCACACCGCCCTGGAGCTTCCGGCGCTCACCGCGGCCCTCGGCCGCCAGTCCGTGCCGGACGCGGAGACGGCCGTCCAGAACACGCTGGCCGAGGGCGAGGCGCTCGCCTTCCAGGACGCCCTGGACGCGCCGGGCGCCGAGCGGCCGACGGCGGCACCGGGACCGGCGTCGGGGCCGGCGCCGGGGCCGGCGCCGGGAGCGGACGCCGACGAGGGCGGGGCCGGCGATGCGGACGACGACAGCCGGCCGGTTCGTGTCCTGGTCGGACTGGAGCGTTACGCCCTCGCGGAGGAGAGCCTCGCCGACGCGCTGGCCCGGGTGGTCAACTCCCCGGCGAAGGACTCCTCGTCGGCGTGGGAGTCCGCGGCGGCCGCCGCGACCGGCAGCACGGCCGAGCTGATCCGCGCCGTCGCCGGAAACGGT
It includes:
- a CDS encoding aldo/keto reductase, producing MEQRHLGRTGLRVSRIGLGTLTWGRDTDEHDAADVIKTFWEAGGTLVDTADVYGDGDAEYLLGRLMDGLVPRRDLIISTKAGSVPDPDRHFDGSRGHLLAALDASLARLGTDYVDLWQVHAFDPDTPLEETLQALDIAVASGRARYAGVSNFCGWQLAKAATWQLSAPGTRTRLAATQMEYSLLQRGIEREVLPAALDLGIGLLPSSPLGRGVLTGKYRGDALPPDSRAASDHFGLFVEPYLDDTASSIVDAVSTAADGLAVTPLQVALAWVRDRPGVAAPIVGARNAQQLTAALSVEALSLPDEICRALDDVSAPVHRYPDHDWSTL
- a CDS encoding helix-hairpin-helix domain-containing protein codes for the protein MSTEPEPRDTTENTGPVTPRNTGRPATPADAGTADPAAPDDAPATAGQALGEKPSDAGAAGAGAAGAERGGAEATGTEATGTAAAAAEPGDAEAAGAAATGTEAAGAEAAGAERAGAGAGAERGGVEAGGDGNAGEIVGDGAVTEAAASVTGDSGEGEAAGQVSEAQAELAAQKLERERIERRKAEKAAPITAGAKLSGKAADLLAAVRAVEGGAKPPAAVFDDLGAAPRRTAPEPARRPQQVPALAAEPAAPAAVEGVRRALADGGAPEALAPQTAAALGEGAEQLLREDPWQLLRVQGVRPEQADGFARTLLGADCAPDDERRGRAITVWLLEQAALAGHTALELPALTAALGRQSVPDAETAVQNTLAEGEALAFQDALDAPGAERPTAAPGPASGPAPGPAPGADADEGGAGDADDDSRPVRVLVGLERYALAEESLADALARVVNSPAKDSSSAWESAAAAATGSTAELIRAVAGNGLVLHTGGDAARAEPAALLTAARALGLRAVAACHTPDGQRRFAALLDARGGAGAGAGDGTDSSADNGAVVTVPGLLSGAEGPGRDAEGAFALDLLVLLDAPQLDVESAAMLAESLPDGARLVLSGDPGVLWSAGPGRVFADLLAARVSPQVASRTPDPGPIGELVSGVGIGELNQVAAPGKEIVIVPVRDAGEAVHRTVQLLAESVPRAFGVAPEEAVVITPGHGGAAGTRALNAALKERLNPGPGRFGGFDPGDRVAYSPVPGRTLPGRVVTADAQGLHLSCAAGSVVVPRERVEQAVRHGWALTAHQAVGSRWPAAVVVLPGDAAQALSRPWVYTAFGRAERHLSVVHGVEQALPRAVAEVPAKPRTTRLPVLLRSQVPATGEQAPV